In Paenibacillus sp. FSL R7-0345, a single window of DNA contains:
- a CDS encoding MFS transporter codes for MNSNTAAISKDGANVSSSTRLPWSGLLALAMAGFICILTESLPAGLLPQIARDLRVTEALAGQWVTLYAVGSLLAAIPLTTATRGWRRRPLLLLCIIGFLIFNTITALSSIYILTLAARFFAGVSAGVLWGMTAGYARRMVSDSLKGKAMAVAMVGTPLALALGVPLGTFFGAYTGWRLIFGAVSLLAAGLIGWVLWKVPDYAGEPAGDQLPFHKIFMIPGVRPILFVVLAWVLAHNILYTYIAPYLAETAFAQRVDLVLLIFGITSVAGIWVIGMLIDRFLRMLVLISITGFALASAALGIGMNQPAMIILGVAVWGLTFGGAATLLQTAIAQAGGRSADIAQSMLVTAWNVAIGGGGIIGGVLLELLGAGFLPGVLMILLLPTLITAWLAKKHGFPS; via the coding sequence GTGAACTCAAACACTGCTGCTATAAGTAAAGACGGTGCCAATGTATCGTCATCCACACGTCTTCCGTGGTCCGGGCTGCTGGCCTTGGCCATGGCGGGATTCATCTGCATTCTTACGGAAAGTCTGCCTGCCGGATTACTGCCGCAAATTGCCCGGGATCTTCGAGTCACAGAAGCTCTTGCCGGACAATGGGTCACTCTCTATGCGGTTGGATCTCTTCTGGCCGCCATTCCTTTGACAACGGCTACCCGCGGGTGGAGACGCCGGCCGCTGCTGCTGCTGTGCATCATCGGTTTTCTTATATTCAATACCATCACCGCGTTATCTTCTATATATATACTGACGCTTGCTGCGCGTTTTTTCGCAGGGGTATCGGCAGGGGTTCTATGGGGGATGACAGCTGGCTATGCGCGGCGTATGGTGTCTGATTCGCTGAAAGGAAAAGCGATGGCTGTAGCCATGGTTGGAACCCCGCTGGCATTGGCGCTGGGAGTTCCGCTCGGTACTTTTTTCGGTGCTTATACCGGATGGCGTCTCATTTTCGGAGCTGTATCCTTACTGGCTGCAGGCCTTATTGGCTGGGTGCTCTGGAAGGTGCCGGATTATGCTGGCGAGCCTGCCGGTGATCAGCTGCCGTTTCATAAGATTTTCATGATTCCCGGTGTACGGCCGATTCTGTTCGTCGTTTTGGCATGGGTACTAGCCCATAATATTTTATACACTTATATTGCACCGTATCTTGCGGAAACCGCCTTTGCGCAGCGAGTGGATTTGGTTCTTCTTATTTTCGGAATCACCTCGGTTGCCGGCATTTGGGTCATAGGCATGCTGATTGACCGTTTTCTGAGAATGCTGGTTTTAATCAGCATCACAGGATTTGCTTTGGCTTCTGCAGCCTTGGGAATCGGAATGAATCAACCTGCAATGATTATTCTTGGTGTTGCGGTGTGGGGGCTTACGTTTGGCGGGGCGGCCACTTTACTGCAGACAGCAATAGCTCAAGCCGGGGGAAGGAGCGCGGATATAGCCCAATCGATGCTGGTTACCGCGTGGAATGTGGCAATCGGCGGCGGCGGCATTATAGGCGGAGTTCTTCTCGAACTGCTTGGAGCCGGATTCCTTCCGGGTGTATTAATGATCCTGCTGCTTCCCACCTTAATTACAGCCTGGCTGGCTAAAAAGCATGGCTTTCCTTCTTAG
- a CDS encoding MFS transporter: MSKISQGCLMNNLIRNRVFLIVATADLLQQAGIWIRNMALLFYIMDQTGNNPTAVSMLTALEYLPIFVFSLIGGTFADRWNPKKTVILGDILSALSMLLILGLVAGGVWQAVFAATVISAIVSQFSQPSSAVLFKKHIPAEEVGTAVGINQSLMALFTIFGPMLGTLVYTQLGIQSSIIALFLIFTLAAGIQLFLPTSGREQRTEKSSPLKDIKEGFRYVLGHANLKLIAVMFLISGLAMGVTQPLDVFVTMNRLGLPKESVQWFAAAEGVGMLAGGLLAAMLTAQITRYRRGVITVIMIIWAAITVIEVLSVWPVLTGSARVLSGIATACFQVSFSAMMIQEIREEYIGRTNGIIIPLMMGGMLLGSASSGFIVAQLDLMGAYFIAAALTAGCVVFTLRLKFS, from the coding sequence ATGTCAAAAATCAGCCAGGGGTGCCTTATGAATAACCTTATCAGAAACAGAGTATTTCTAATTGTCGCCACGGCGGATCTGCTGCAGCAGGCAGGAATCTGGATCCGGAATATGGCTTTGCTGTTTTACATTATGGATCAGACCGGGAACAATCCGACAGCTGTATCCATGCTTACTGCACTGGAGTATCTGCCTATCTTTGTATTTTCTTTAATCGGAGGGACCTTTGCCGACCGCTGGAATCCGAAAAAAACAGTCATTCTCGGTGACATCTTGAGCGCATTATCGATGCTGCTGATCCTTGGGCTGGTTGCCGGAGGGGTATGGCAGGCGGTGTTCGCAGCTACTGTGATCTCGGCGATTGTCAGCCAGTTTTCCCAGCCGTCTTCTGCAGTGCTTTTCAAAAAACATATCCCTGCAGAGGAGGTAGGAACGGCCGTCGGGATCAACCAGAGTCTGATGGCCTTATTCACGATTTTCGGCCCGATGCTCGGAACGTTAGTCTATACTCAGCTCGGCATACAATCGTCAATTATTGCTTTGTTCCTGATCTTTACTCTGGCAGCCGGAATTCAGCTGTTCCTGCCGACATCGGGCAGAGAGCAGCGGACGGAGAAGAGTTCACCGCTTAAAGATATCAAGGAAGGCTTCCGCTATGTGCTTGGGCATGCCAACCTGAAGCTGATTGCGGTTATGTTTCTCATCTCGGGTCTGGCGATGGGAGTAACCCAACCGCTGGATGTCTTTGTTACGATGAACCGTCTGGGCCTGCCCAAAGAAAGCGTGCAGTGGTTCGCAGCCGCCGAGGGCGTGGGAATGCTTGCGGGCGGTCTCTTGGCCGCCATGCTTACAGCACAAATAACCCGCTACAGACGCGGGGTTATCACAGTAATCATGATCATATGGGCGGCAATAACCGTTATTGAGGTGCTGTCGGTCTGGCCTGTACTGACAGGAAGTGCGAGAGTGTTATCCGGCATAGCCACAGCCTGCTTCCAGGTATCCTTCAGCGCCATGATGATTCAGGAGATCAGGGAAGAATATATCGGCAGAACCAACGGGATTATCATTCCGCTGATGATGGGAGGTATGCTGCTGGGCAGCGCCTCCTCCGGATTTATTGTGGCTCAGCTCGATCTGATGGGAGCTTACTTCATAGCGGCGGCCCTTACGGCTGGCTGTGTTGTATTTACATTGCGCTTGAAGTTTAGTTAA
- a CDS encoding sugar hydrolase, protein MGEAKMQAVQAVIVPVEAFINEAERLKPELFKQQVLPERLAEVVRDEEAIHGWAARAITGTESLPEQDFGTGDSFILDFGDHRVGYVSFCVRPVGSPPDAPLKLKLTLGEMPVEMAEPFAEYEGWISSSWLQEETLFVDVLPRRIELPRRYSFRYLKIEVLATSAKYRVAFEDIICTTVTSADASAVQPLGHSDETLKEIDRVSIRTLEDCMQDVFEDGPKRDRRLWLGDLRLEALANYETFRNMELVKRCLYLFAGVPDEQGRVSANLFIEPAIIADDTYLFDYSLFFTTTLFDYYMASGDEDTLKELWPTARKQVELALEQLDDQGLVQDQETWWSFIDWHPQLNKQASSHAILIYTLKKAIQLAEQVGCDSSSAFSTELTKTTQAAVDSLWDADAGFFVSGAGRQISWASQIWCALAGVLPEEQNKQLMLHLLSSRPDIGLTTPYMHHHLVEALLVTGCREEAAAHLKSYWGGMLADGADTFWELYDPADKNFSPYGSYLINSYCHAWSCTPAYLIRHYGL, encoded by the coding sequence ATGGGAGAAGCGAAAATGCAGGCAGTACAGGCAGTAATTGTACCTGTTGAAGCATTCATTAATGAGGCTGAGCGGCTCAAACCGGAGCTGTTCAAGCAGCAGGTACTGCCGGAGCGGCTGGCTGAAGTGGTCAGGGATGAAGAGGCGATTCACGGCTGGGCGGCCCGCGCAATTACAGGGACTGAATCCCTGCCGGAGCAGGATTTTGGCACAGGTGATTCCTTCATCCTTGATTTCGGCGATCACCGGGTCGGGTATGTATCGTTCTGCGTACGGCCGGTAGGCAGCCCGCCGGATGCTCCGTTGAAGCTCAAGCTGACCCTCGGGGAAATGCCGGTAGAAATGGCCGAGCCGTTTGCAGAATATGAGGGATGGATCAGCAGCTCCTGGCTGCAGGAGGAAACGTTGTTTGTGGATGTGCTGCCCCGGCGGATCGAGCTTCCGCGGCGTTACAGCTTCCGTTACCTGAAGATTGAGGTGCTGGCTACATCCGCTAAATACCGGGTGGCTTTTGAGGACATTATCTGTACTACAGTGACCTCTGCAGATGCTTCTGCGGTACAGCCATTGGGGCATTCGGATGAAACATTAAAAGAAATCGACCGCGTCAGCATCCGGACCTTAGAGGATTGCATGCAGGATGTGTTCGAAGACGGCCCGAAGCGCGACCGTCGTTTATGGCTGGGTGATCTGCGCCTGGAGGCGCTGGCCAATTATGAAACGTTCCGCAACATGGAGCTGGTCAAGCGCTGCCTGTATTTGTTCGCCGGAGTGCCGGACGAGCAGGGCAGGGTGTCTGCGAATTTGTTCATCGAGCCTGCGATCATCGCTGACGATACGTATTTATTCGATTATTCCCTGTTTTTCACAACCACACTGTTCGATTATTATATGGCTTCCGGGGATGAAGACACACTTAAGGAGCTTTGGCCGACAGCCCGCAAACAGGTTGAACTGGCGCTTGAGCAGCTGGATGACCAGGGGCTGGTGCAGGACCAGGAGACATGGTGGTCATTCATTGACTGGCATCCGCAGCTGAACAAGCAGGCCTCATCGCATGCGATCTTAATCTATACGCTCAAAAAAGCCATTCAGCTGGCTGAACAGGTTGGCTGTGACAGCAGCTCTGCTTTTTCCACAGAGCTTACCAAGACCACTCAAGCAGCTGTGGACTCTTTATGGGATGCGGACGCAGGCTTTTTTGTCAGCGGTGCGGGCCGGCAGATTTCCTGGGCAAGCCAGATCTGGTGTGCATTAGCCGGAGTGCTGCCGGAAGAGCAGAACAAGCAGCTTATGCTGCACCTGCTCAGCTCCCGGCCGGACATCGGCTTAACCACGCCGTATATGCACCATCATCTGGTGGAGGCGCTGCTGGTAACCGGATGCAGGGAGGAAGCGGCGGCTCATTTAAAATCCTATTGGGGCGGGATGCTGGCCGACGGGGCAGATACCTTCTGGGAGCTCTACGATCCTGCCGACAAAAACTTTTCTCCTTACGGAAGCTATCTAATCAACAGCTACTGTCATGCCTGGAGCTGCACACCGGCTTATCTGATCCGTCATTACGGGCTGTAA
- a CDS encoding helix-turn-helix domain-containing protein: protein MDHRELDGYLRSLNEVEQEQQRTGNNINDIWPLEREGTDLEYFRMPADAFFQEGPVHIRKHNRFAPMPLHLHNFIEMNYIYSGRCIQWINGQRIELEEGQACLLDTDVLHSIEPMGENDILVNILIKPEVFRNALSRFSENGILSHFMVNALSESTNHNRYILFESQAHATFQLFIKNMMCEAFEPQLYSREMIIQYLMISLTELMRVFTYHTNQDHLHPEAKVSLIQVLNYIELHYKDCSLAGLAAEFSYNANYLGNLLKQKTGKTFMELVKSQRMLHAASLLANTEHSIETIAREVGYQSPGFFYRTFAETYQCTPSRYRRERAGD from the coding sequence ATGGATCATCGGGAACTGGACGGTTATTTGCGCAGCTTGAATGAGGTGGAGCAGGAGCAGCAGCGGACCGGAAACAACATTAATGATATATGGCCTTTGGAGCGGGAGGGCACGGACTTGGAGTACTTCCGGATGCCGGCGGATGCTTTTTTCCAGGAGGGTCCTGTGCATATCCGCAAGCATAACCGGTTCGCCCCCATGCCGCTGCATCTGCACAATTTTATAGAGATGAACTATATTTACTCCGGCCGCTGCATTCAGTGGATTAACGGGCAACGGATTGAGCTGGAAGAAGGTCAAGCCTGCCTGCTGGATACCGATGTGCTGCACAGTATTGAGCCGATGGGTGAAAATGATATTCTCGTCAACATCCTGATAAAGCCCGAAGTATTCCGGAACGCGCTGAGCCGGTTTAGCGAGAACGGGATTTTGTCTCATTTTATGGTCAATGCCTTATCGGAAAGCACCAACCATAACCGCTACATCCTATTCGAATCACAGGCACACGCTACCTTCCAGCTGTTCATCAAAAATATGATGTGTGAGGCGTTCGAGCCGCAGCTCTACTCCCGGGAGATGATTATCCAATACCTGATGATCAGCCTGACCGAGCTCATGCGAGTCTTCACTTACCACACCAATCAGGACCACCTGCACCCGGAAGCCAAAGTCAGCCTGATTCAGGTGCTCAACTATATTGAGCTGCATTATAAAGACTGCTCACTGGCCGGGCTTGCCGCTGAATTCAGCTACAACGCCAACTATCTGGGTAACCTGCTGAAGCAGAAGACCGGCAAAACCTTTATGGAGCTGGTCAAAAGCCAGCGGATGCTGCACGCCGCCTCCCTGCTCGCTAACACAGAGCACAGCATCGAGACGATTGCCCGC
- a CDS encoding APC family permease → MISFLKRFLIGRPLKSTELGEQKLNKKKALAILSSDALSSVAYGPEQILIVLVTVGTMAFWYSIPIAIGVLVLLTALILSYRQIIFAYSHGGGAYVVSKENLGKYPGLIAGGSLLVDYILTVAVSVSAGTDAITSAFPSLHEHKVLIAIIFVFLITLLNLRGVTESASVLAYPVYLFVLALFILIGTGLYNILTGSVPAELHTSLGTPVAGISLFLLLRAFSSGSSALTGVEAISNAIPNFKSPEASNAAKTLTAMGALLAVLFSGIIVLAYYYGIAPRADVTVVSQIAEQTFGRNAMYFFIQGTTALILILAANTGYSAFPLLAVNLAKDKFIPRMFTMRGDRLGYSNGIIILGVLSMLLIYVFDGKTEQLIPLYAVGVFIPFTLSQTGMMVKWLREKPAGWMPKFIINTVGALISFIVTMMFFLTKFTQVWPVFVFLPILLYVFHRIHKHYEAVADQLRITTCEATVKIEGNVIIVPVAGITHVVENSLEYAKSLSPQQIIAVYVPFEREEEAIFEEKWKKWQPDVRLVTLYTPYRSIIQPLTKFIDTINWKAADLNHRVTVIIPQFIPKKGWHNILHNQSSLLIRARLLFRSDVIVTTVPYHLKK, encoded by the coding sequence GTGATTTCCTTTTTAAAAAGGTTTTTGATTGGCAGGCCCTTGAAGTCCACAGAGCTGGGGGAGCAGAAGTTAAATAAAAAGAAAGCATTGGCTATTTTATCATCAGATGCCTTATCCTCCGTTGCCTACGGTCCTGAGCAAATTCTGATTGTATTGGTTACGGTTGGTACAATGGCCTTCTGGTATTCCATTCCGATTGCGATCGGGGTATTGGTGCTGCTGACTGCACTGATCCTGTCTTACCGGCAGATTATTTTTGCTTATTCACACGGCGGTGGAGCCTATGTTGTCTCCAAAGAAAACCTGGGCAAATACCCCGGCCTGATTGCCGGCGGTTCGCTGCTGGTGGATTATATTCTGACGGTGGCGGTGAGCGTATCGGCGGGAACAGATGCGATTACATCAGCTTTTCCGAGCCTGCATGAGCATAAAGTGCTGATTGCCATTATCTTTGTATTTCTCATCACATTATTGAATTTAAGAGGGGTGACGGAATCTGCTTCCGTTCTAGCCTATCCGGTCTACTTGTTCGTACTGGCTTTATTCATTCTGATCGGTACCGGTCTTTATAACATCTTAACGGGTAGTGTTCCGGCGGAGCTGCATACCTCGCTGGGTACTCCGGTAGCAGGGATTAGTTTGTTCCTGCTGCTGCGCGCTTTTTCCTCGGGGAGCTCGGCGTTGACCGGGGTAGAAGCGATTTCCAATGCCATTCCCAACTTTAAAAGCCCTGAGGCTTCCAACGCAGCCAAAACCTTGACGGCGATGGGAGCTCTGCTGGCTGTTCTGTTCTCAGGCATTATTGTGCTGGCTTATTACTACGGCATTGCGCCGCGTGCTGACGTCACTGTCGTGTCGCAGATAGCCGAGCAGACCTTTGGCCGCAATGCGATGTACTTTTTTATCCAGGGTACAACTGCACTCATTCTGATTCTGGCGGCTAATACAGGTTATTCCGCCTTTCCTCTGCTGGCTGTGAATCTGGCCAAGGACAAATTCATTCCGCGGATGTTTACGATGCGTGGAGACAGACTGGGCTATTCCAACGGGATTATTATCCTGGGCGTACTCTCCATGCTTCTGATTTATGTATTCGACGGTAAAACAGAGCAGCTGATTCCTTTATATGCGGTAGGGGTATTCATTCCCTTTACGCTGTCCCAGACCGGGATGATGGTGAAATGGCTGCGCGAAAAGCCTGCGGGCTGGATGCCGAAGTTTATTATCAACACCGTCGGTGCGCTGATCAGCTTCATCGTTACGATGATGTTCTTCCTGACCAAATTCACTCAGGTATGGCCTGTATTCGTCTTCCTGCCGATTCTTCTTTATGTCTTCCATAGAATTCATAAACATTACGAGGCGGTTGCCGACCAGCTTAGAATTACAACCTGTGAAGCAACGGTCAAAATCGAAGGCAATGTCATTATCGTGCCGGTAGCCGGAATTACCCATGTCGTGGAGAACTCGCTGGAATATGCCAAATCGCTGTCACCGCAGCAGATTATCGCCGTCTATGTCCCGTTTGAACGGGAAGAAGAAGCGATATTTGAAGAAAAGTGGAAAAAGTGGCAGCCGGACGTGCGCCTGGTGACCCTGTATACTCCATACAGAAGCATCATCCAGCCCTTGACCAAGTTCATTGATACAATCAACTGGAAAGCGGCAGATCTGAATCATAGAGTCACAGTCATTATTCCGCAGTTTATTCCGAAAAAAGGCTGGCACAACATCCTGCACAACCAGTCCAGCCTGCTGATCCGTGCCCGTCTGCTGTTCCGCAGCGATGTGATTGTCACTACGGTGCCTTATCATTTGAAGAAGTAA
- a CDS encoding MerR family transcriptional regulator, whose protein sequence is MSAMTPKYFTTSEIAKTCGVTKHTLFHYDEIGLLKPEFVNPKGYRYYTLQQCYTLEIISVLKKAGSSLKEIKDFLDNQNTDRFVSLIQQKQRELELELNRMQRIQSFLDGALQMTENAQKAPLDTPAIEEQQAAYFITTPINPNISDHEYARKFSEHRIYCEEHLIMHELPFWSIVDQEQLQSEEYYPGHIASKLPGPAQRDNIIVKPQGLYAVMDHQGGYETLETTYAALKEFIQVSGLVISGAAYEMDLYNYFTEENPDQFVIRISVNVCYSP, encoded by the coding sequence ATGTCCGCCATGACGCCAAAATATTTTACAACCAGCGAAATCGCCAAGACCTGCGGAGTGACGAAGCACACGCTTTTTCACTATGACGAAATCGGGCTGTTGAAGCCGGAATTTGTGAACCCGAAAGGCTACCGCTACTATACACTCCAGCAGTGCTATACACTTGAGATCATCAGTGTGCTGAAGAAAGCCGGCAGTTCTCTGAAGGAGATCAAGGATTTTCTCGATAACCAGAATACAGACCGGTTCGTCAGCCTGATTCAGCAAAAGCAGCGTGAGCTTGAACTGGAGCTGAACCGGATGCAGCGGATTCAAAGCTTTTTGGACGGTGCCCTGCAAATGACCGAAAACGCACAAAAAGCACCACTGGATACTCCGGCTATTGAGGAGCAGCAGGCTGCTTATTTTATAACAACACCCATTAACCCAAACATCAGTGATCACGAGTATGCCCGTAAGTTCAGCGAACACCGCATCTATTGTGAAGAGCATCTGATTATGCATGAGCTGCCGTTCTGGTCCATCGTTGATCAGGAGCAGCTCCAATCGGAGGAATATTATCCAGGCCACATTGCCAGCAAGCTTCCTGGACCAGCCCAGAGAGACAACATCATCGTGAAGCCGCAGGGGCTGTACGCGGTCATGGACCATCAAGGAGGCTATGAGACACTGGAGACCACTTATGCTGCGTTAAAAGAGTTCATCCAAGTTAGCGGCCTGGTTATAAGCGGCGCTGCGTACGAGATGGATCTGTACAACTATTTCACCGAAGAAAATCCGGATCAGTTTGTGATCCGGATTTCGGTTAACGTATGTTACAGCCCGTAA
- a CDS encoding cation diffusion facilitator family transporter, with the protein MEQQQRYENLKMGERGAVISIIAYICLSALKLIIGNVSGSEALKADGLNNATDIVASIAVLIGLKLAQRPADADHPYGHWKSETIASLIASFIMMAVGLQVLITAVASVFKGRGEAPDLISVWTGLFCAVVMYFVYRYNKRLALAIRSQAVMAAAKDNFSDALVSIGAVIGIIGSQFNLPWLDPVTAVLVGFIICKTAWDIFRDASHHLSDGFDETIIHTFRETVEQVEGVEEVKELRARNYGSNAVVDVVLSIKSGLGFQEAHNVATNVENELKKSAEVLEVHVHYEPSK; encoded by the coding sequence ATGGAGCAGCAGCAGCGTTATGAAAATTTAAAAATGGGCGAACGCGGGGCTGTTATAAGCATTATCGCTTATATCTGTCTATCGGCTCTTAAACTGATAATTGGCAATGTATCGGGTTCGGAAGCCCTTAAGGCAGACGGCCTGAACAATGCAACGGATATTGTAGCTTCCATCGCGGTGCTGATCGGACTGAAGCTGGCACAGCGGCCGGCAGATGCGGACCATCCGTACGGCCACTGGAAGTCGGAAACAATAGCTTCATTAATAGCTTCCTTTATAATGATGGCAGTCGGACTACAGGTTCTGATCACGGCGGTTGCTTCTGTCTTTAAGGGCAGAGGAGAAGCGCCGGATCTGATCTCGGTGTGGACAGGGCTGTTCTGTGCGGTCGTGATGTATTTTGTCTACCGGTATAATAAGCGGCTTGCGCTTGCAATCAGAAGCCAGGCTGTTATGGCCGCCGCCAAGGATAATTTTTCAGATGCCCTTGTGAGTATCGGTGCGGTAATCGGAATCATCGGCTCCCAGTTTAACCTTCCGTGGCTTGATCCGGTAACAGCGGTTCTGGTCGGGTTCATTATCTGCAAAACAGCGTGGGATATCTTCCGGGATGCCTCCCACCACTTATCGGACGGGTTCGATGAAACGATTATCCATACGTTCAGGGAGACTGTGGAACAGGTTGAAGGTGTGGAGGAGGTTAAGGAGCTGCGGGCCAGAAACTATGGAAGCAATGCTGTAGTCGATGTCGTCCTGTCGATCAAAAGCGGCCTGGGTTTTCAGGAAGCCCATAACGTTGCCACTAATGTGGAGAATGAGCTAAAGAAATCCGCAGAAGTCCTAGAGGTTCATGTGCATTATGAGCCGTCAAAGTAA